The Arachis hypogaea cultivar Tifrunner chromosome 16, arahy.Tifrunner.gnm2.J5K5, whole genome shotgun sequence genome contains a region encoding:
- the LOC112754577 gene encoding transcription repressor OFP13, with product MGKKMKLPSLLKNTSASSSSSSWAWPSCHQPKTHSFRATKEIFKTYFDATVTAMDTLLLNTSEDSFFTVSPDSTSFSTTSDDDYTPSTKDDSSLETVIRGLRHRSDRLFFDPDDGSSIIEAKSVTATGTAGASWSLPLFKDSVALSMESRDPYVDFRKSMEEMVEAHGVKDWEGLEALLGWYLKVNGKSNHGYIVGAFVDLLVSLTLASSSSSSSTTTTTTSTSSSSDSPSSSSSYSPSSPLSFYSSSLSSSCVSCLEAEQEPQEVDDGVDNDTPPASSSSLLEHDKEEIKYEDVASSSSSSSSKV from the coding sequence atgggcAAAAAAATGAAGCTCCCCTCTCTTCTCAAGAAcacttctgcttcttcttcttcttcttcttgggcTTGGCCTTCATGTCACCAACCAAAAACCCACTCTTTCAGAGCCACCAAAGAAATCTTCAAGACCTACTTCGACGCCACCGTCACCGCCATGGACACGCTACTTCTCAACACCTCCGAAGACTCCTTTTTCACCGTGTCTCCGGACTCCACCAGCTTCTCAACCACTTCCGACGACGACTACACACCGTCAACAAAAGACGACTCATCTCTCGAGACCGTCATTCGCGGCTTGCGCCACCGCTCCGACCGCCTGTTCTTCGATCCGGACGACGGCAGTTCCATCATAGAAGCAAAATCAGTAACCGCAACGGGAACGGCGGGAGCATCGTGGTCGTTGCCGTTGTTCAAGGACAGCGTGGCGTTGTCCATGGAGTCACGAGATCCTTACGTGGATTTCAGAAAGTCCATGGAAGAAATGGTGGAGGCTCATGGAGTGAAAGATTGGGAAGGTCTTGAGGCGCTTCTTGGTTGGTACTTGAAGGTTAATGGGAAGAGCAATCATGGATATATAGTTGGTGCTTTCGTTGATTTATTAGTCTCTCTTACActtgcttcatcttcttcttcttcttctactactactactactacttcaACATCCTCATCTTCtgattctccttcttcttcttcttcctattctccttcttctcctttgtCCTTTTATAGTTCTTCACTCTCTTCCTCTTGTGTTTCTTGCTTGGAGGCTGAACAAGAACCACAAGAGGTTGATGATGGTGTTGATAATGATACTCCTCCTGCTTCTTCGTCTTCGTTGTTGGAGCATGATAAGGAGGAGATCAAATATGAAGatgttgcttcttcttcatcatcatcttcctcaAAAGTCTAA